A window of the Pelagicoccus enzymogenes genome harbors these coding sequences:
- a CDS encoding CRISPR-associated endonuclease Cas3'', whose product MAYLAGRFAEEMFSAGSEEAKAAREWGRLAGFWHDLGKFAPKWQVYLRKKVGDAHEDECIGTVDHSTAGGQWAAKQDGLWGHLLAYGIVGHHSGLLDVVSNGTSCQEARLSKTVEDYSNAPEELLERRSGAPPEFVLDAIRQGKEGAYVASFFSRMLFSCLVDADFLATESFMNAAQAGGRNAVEGNCLEAINRLVAERIASFGEPASNDIVNQQRAKVVADCVEKARAPAGLFTLTVPTGGGKTLSSLRFALQHALRNRQKRIIYVVPFSSIIEQNAEVIRSIVAPLQTESFTPLVEHHSSLSPEKETEQSRLAAENWDASIVITTSVQFFESLHGAKTSRCRKLHNIANAVVILDEAQTLPVSFLEPCLKSLQELSDHYNTTTVLCTATQPAIGYNEEEFPIGLKGCREIIEDPKALFDALKRVEVEQLGMCSDKHLAERMGSSEQVLCIVNRRKHAQEIFRKLNGSGGAFHLSALMCPEHRSQILALVRKCLDKGEPVRLVSTQLIEAGVDVDFPVVYRSLAGLDSVAQAAGRCNRNGKLKGADGVPCLGKVFVFEAEEQAAESYFRETAQVAAQVLDMHDDLLGEKAIHHYFDLYYYQQKSRWDEKEVVKSFRLEGRRKDCPFRFKFRSVAECFKLIDDWQTTVIIPFDESAEALIGQLRNESIPIHRNLLRRLQRFTVQVPPKWVRENSGSFEELRDGQFLVLISPQLNYSKDFGITFDEEHGGAQLLNI is encoded by the coding sequence GTGGCGTATTTGGCGGGGAGGTTTGCGGAGGAGATGTTTTCCGCAGGAAGCGAGGAAGCGAAGGCGGCAAGGGAGTGGGGGAGGCTAGCGGGTTTTTGGCATGACCTCGGGAAATTTGCTCCTAAGTGGCAGGTGTATTTGAGGAAGAAGGTGGGCGATGCCCATGAGGACGAGTGTATTGGGACGGTGGACCACTCGACGGCGGGTGGGCAATGGGCCGCGAAGCAGGATGGACTTTGGGGGCATTTGCTAGCGTATGGGATTGTTGGGCACCACAGTGGTTTGCTAGACGTGGTTTCCAATGGCACGAGTTGTCAGGAGGCTCGGCTTTCAAAGACAGTTGAGGATTACTCGAATGCTCCAGAGGAGCTTCTGGAGCGTCGATCGGGGGCTCCGCCTGAGTTTGTGTTGGATGCGATCAGGCAAGGTAAAGAGGGGGCTTATGTGGCATCATTCTTCTCGCGTATGCTTTTTTCCTGTTTGGTGGACGCGGATTTTTTGGCGACCGAGTCTTTCATGAACGCGGCTCAGGCGGGTGGTCGCAATGCGGTTGAAGGCAATTGTTTGGAGGCGATCAATCGGCTGGTCGCTGAGAGGATCGCGTCGTTTGGCGAACCTGCGAGTAACGATATCGTCAACCAGCAGCGGGCGAAGGTGGTGGCGGACTGTGTGGAAAAGGCTCGAGCTCCGGCGGGGTTGTTTACGCTGACCGTTCCTACGGGGGGTGGGAAGACGCTGTCGTCGCTTCGCTTTGCGTTGCAGCATGCTCTGAGGAACAGGCAAAAGCGGATTATCTACGTGGTGCCCTTTTCTTCGATCATCGAGCAGAATGCTGAGGTGATTCGTTCGATCGTGGCACCGTTACAGACGGAATCGTTCACGCCACTCGTGGAGCACCATTCGTCGCTTTCTCCAGAAAAGGAGACGGAGCAAAGTCGCTTGGCGGCTGAGAATTGGGATGCTTCGATTGTAATCACGACGTCCGTGCAGTTTTTCGAGTCCTTGCATGGTGCGAAGACATCGCGTTGTCGCAAGCTCCACAATATCGCGAACGCGGTGGTGATATTAGACGAAGCGCAGACTTTGCCTGTGAGCTTTTTGGAGCCGTGTTTGAAGAGTTTGCAGGAGCTGAGCGACCACTACAATACGACGACAGTGCTTTGCACGGCGACGCAACCAGCGATTGGATACAATGAAGAAGAGTTTCCGATTGGGCTGAAGGGATGTCGGGAGATTATTGAAGACCCGAAGGCTCTTTTCGATGCGCTGAAGCGTGTTGAGGTTGAGCAGCTTGGTATGTGTTCGGATAAGCATCTGGCGGAGCGAATGGGGAGTTCGGAGCAGGTGCTGTGCATTGTGAATCGAAGAAAGCACGCGCAGGAGATATTTCGAAAGCTCAATGGGTCGGGGGGAGCTTTTCATTTGTCGGCTCTTATGTGCCCAGAGCATCGTAGCCAAATTTTAGCGTTAGTGAGAAAGTGTTTGGATAAGGGAGAACCTGTGCGGCTGGTTTCGACTCAGCTTATCGAGGCTGGCGTGGATGTTGATTTTCCGGTGGTTTATCGCTCTTTGGCGGGGCTGGATTCGGTCGCTCAAGCAGCTGGGCGTTGTAATCGAAATGGAAAATTGAAAGGTGCCGACGGGGTGCCGTGCTTGGGAAAGGTTTTTGTGTTTGAAGCGGAGGAACAGGCGGCGGAAAGCTATTTCAGGGAGACCGCTCAGGTTGCTGCCCAGGTGTTGGATATGCATGACGATCTCTTGGGGGAGAAAGCGATTCATCACTATTTTGATCTCTATTACTACCAACAAAAGAGTCGTTGGGACGAGAAGGAGGTTGTGAAGAGCTTCCGACTCGAGGGGCGTAGAAAGGACTGTCCGTTTCGTTTCAAGTTCAGAAGCGTAGCGGAGTGCTTCAAGCTGATCGATGATTGGCAGACGACTGTTATCATCCCTTTCGATGAGTCGGCGGAAGCGTTGATCGGGCAATTGCGGAACGAGTCGATACCAATCCATCGAAATTTACTCCGCCGACTACAGCGGTTTACGGTCCAGGTGCCGCCTAAATGGGTTCGAGAGAATTCAGGCTCGTTTGAGGAATTGAGGGATGGACAGTTTCTCGTGCTTATTTCTCCACAGCTGAATTACTCGAAGGATTTTGGGATTACTTTCGATGAAGAACACGGCGGAGCTCAGCTACTGAACATTTGA
- a CDS encoding response regulator, whose product MLEGQVSDYTVTVFQGIEELKEAEEALKQRNRELESARDRAEASSRAKDDFLSIMSHELRTPLNPIIGFGNLINDELEDPELLEQMGVLLNSASHLLRLIESVLEYTKLERDPSQCEVTVFDYRSVCENLLGSVKLEADKKTLSVGAEHRFAGGLEEKGGDFHIVCDKTKFEQIALNFLVNAIKFTSEGSVSIETLLVPGKLRLSVKDTGIGIAEEDIEKVFQAFTQVDSSLRRKHQGIGLGLAISSKLAEAMGGEIGCRSELGKGTEFWLEIPVDVEAAHPSAASAEEAATLTQTAGKCVLVVEDDTENRRLIEVQLKKLGYETISASSGAEAVERADEAQVDLVLMDLEMDDMDGFEAMEEIRQRSEKNKETPVIAFTAHASAITEAQCKERGFDDFLAKPYSVMVLEKKLRLWRDRRIKA is encoded by the coding sequence ATGTTGGAAGGCCAGGTTTCTGATTACACGGTCACGGTATTCCAAGGTATTGAAGAATTGAAGGAGGCGGAAGAGGCGCTCAAGCAGCGCAATCGAGAACTCGAATCTGCCAGGGATCGGGCGGAAGCTTCTAGCCGGGCCAAGGACGACTTTCTTTCGATCATGAGCCACGAGTTGCGTACGCCTTTGAATCCGATTATCGGCTTTGGAAACTTGATCAACGACGAGCTGGAGGATCCTGAGTTGCTGGAGCAAATGGGAGTGCTCTTGAACTCGGCCTCGCACTTGCTCCGTTTGATCGAGTCGGTTCTGGAATACACGAAACTTGAGCGTGATCCTTCGCAATGTGAGGTGACGGTGTTCGATTACCGGTCCGTTTGCGAAAACCTGCTGGGTTCAGTTAAGTTGGAGGCGGATAAGAAAACGCTAAGCGTCGGCGCCGAGCATCGTTTTGCGGGCGGATTGGAGGAAAAGGGCGGAGACTTTCATATCGTATGCGATAAGACAAAGTTCGAGCAGATCGCATTGAATTTTCTTGTGAACGCCATCAAGTTCACGAGCGAGGGGAGTGTATCCATAGAGACATTACTAGTTCCTGGGAAACTTCGTCTATCCGTTAAGGATACGGGAATAGGGATTGCGGAGGAAGACATCGAGAAGGTCTTTCAAGCTTTTACGCAGGTTGACTCCTCGCTTCGCCGCAAGCACCAGGGTATCGGCCTCGGTCTAGCGATCAGCAGCAAGCTGGCTGAAGCGATGGGGGGAGAAATAGGCTGTCGGAGCGAGCTGGGCAAGGGCACCGAGTTTTGGCTGGAAATCCCCGTCGACGTGGAAGCAGCCCACCCAAGTGCCGCGTCGGCTGAGGAAGCCGCCACCCTGACGCAGACTGCGGGCAAGTGCGTGCTCGTCGTGGAGGACGACACTGAAAACCGTCGCTTGATTGAAGTTCAATTGAAGAAGCTCGGCTACGAGACCATCTCCGCTTCTTCGGGGGCGGAGGCGGTGGAACGAGCCGATGAAGCTCAAGTAGACCTTGTTTTGATGGACTTGGAAATGGATGATATGGACGGGTTCGAGGCGATGGAGGAGATCCGGCAGCGCTCGGAGAAGAACAAGGAGACCCCGGTAATCGCGTTCACTGCCCACGCCTCGGCAATTACGGAGGCCCAATGCAAGGAGCGTGGCTTCGACGACTTTTTGGCGAAGCCATACTCGGTGATGGTCCTCGAAAAAAAGCTGAGATTGTGGCGTGATCGCCGCATCAAAGCCTAG
- a CDS encoding DEAD/DEAH box helicase translates to MLPLPDTAFERFHPLVARWFTDELGEPTDIQRKAWRLISAGEHCLISAATGSGKTLASFLWAISQLASGEWELGQTRVLYVSPLKALNNDIRRNLLGPLEALRELFEEEGVAWPEIRVMTRSGDTQQGDRRKMLRHPPEILITTPESLNLLLTSKDGQRSLQGIRSVVIDEVHSVVGSKRGVYLMTAVERLAHLCGEFQRIALSATVRPMELVASYIGGYKDGVPRTVARARSEASKSYEISVRFPAEANEDANDDDFWRPIVQDLKVLVSDNRSTLIFVNSRKLCEKLAYKINRDEPAPIAYSHHGSLSKEIRFAVEQRLKKGELKAIVATNSLEMGIDVGALDCVVMVQCPGQISSAVQKVGRAGHQVGAISRAVVFPSHSRDFLESAVLSQSIQERAIEAVHPVEAPLDVLAQVLVSMLGSGPQEIDALFSLVRNAYPYRSLSREVFDLVLNMQAGRYAGSRLRELKARIAIDREANTATLRKGALMAFYFSGGVIPDRGYFHLRHSGNGGRIGELDEEFVWERKIGEVFTLGVQSWRIDQITYNDVLVSPASGGEEAPPFWRADVFDRDFHFSNRIGEFLEWADERCGSAGFVDELQKRFKMDAVASKALQEFLERQRLATGRGLPHRHHLLAEVIDAAPGGAPGQQLVLHTHWGGRVNRPYALALDAAWSESFGHRTEVYVNNDCVVVMLSDEVSLEEVLGLVSLRNVDTLLRNRLEGSGFFGARFREAAGTSLLITRNKAGQRLPLWLSRMRSKKLFESVQRYDDFPLLLEAWRSCLKDAFDMDSLRLVLGELEQGEISVTMTRGSKASPFASSVAWRQINDEYMYATDSPSGSGRSNLREDLVRSVAFDAENRPQVDEELVLAFEAKRQRLAEGYAPTDGLELKEWLRDRIAIPQREWELFCDRLALGGSVRSPSGPEDDLETARSAAATSGGWVFLKEDKQRFERLFCPVPDVDLLCEFLSYYGPVSIEGLRAWLEASAVELTVLLDSLEDARRIVRGPLLEGEDAEFVCEAENFEILLRMKRARGRAAFQALPLARFGLFLASWQGVARNHEQEDGLRDCLDRLLGWTASVSEWEGSLLRSRVDGYSGSKLDALLVEDGTFWYGTKGAGVGFCLPEDWELLRPEEEGDPLTEKEAALLEILEMGGRFGFSQLLDRLSVGAAELEAILWSLVWKGMVSNDAFAAVRKGAHGKFQLCSGGARREQSPRSLRLGRRSRASRPIVYPGAWYKLPTRVGDLDVVDSLEFEKERARIVLDRYGVVFRELLLREQVGFRWKELFKAFRLLELSGEIVGGRFFEGIPGLQFASKEALRRLKKSLPEKAIYWMSAVDPVSLCGIALEELKAALPKRLATTRLLYRGSELVAEAQRGGRVLRFHLEPKDADLTQIVGVMADALGLQALSQLKLESINGEDARSSPYLESLQSVWRLHCDHKQVVVEGVLV, encoded by the coding sequence ATGCTTCCCCTTCCTGATACCGCCTTTGAACGTTTTCACCCCTTAGTTGCGCGTTGGTTCACGGACGAGCTGGGAGAGCCGACGGACATTCAGAGGAAGGCGTGGCGCTTGATTTCAGCGGGCGAGCACTGCTTGATCTCTGCCGCAACGGGTAGCGGAAAGACCTTGGCCTCCTTCCTTTGGGCCATAAGCCAACTCGCCTCCGGCGAATGGGAGCTTGGCCAGACTCGAGTGCTCTACGTCTCTCCCTTGAAAGCGCTGAATAACGACATCCGTCGGAACTTGCTGGGGCCCTTGGAAGCCCTGCGGGAGCTTTTCGAGGAAGAGGGAGTCGCTTGGCCGGAGATTCGGGTGATGACTCGAAGCGGCGACACGCAGCAGGGCGATCGCCGCAAGATGTTGCGCCATCCGCCGGAAATCCTCATCACCACTCCGGAAAGCCTCAACCTGCTCCTTACTTCAAAGGATGGGCAACGTTCCCTGCAGGGGATCCGGTCCGTTGTCATCGACGAAGTCCATTCCGTGGTAGGAAGCAAGCGTGGGGTCTACTTGATGACCGCTGTCGAGCGTTTAGCCCATCTTTGCGGCGAGTTTCAACGTATCGCGCTATCCGCGACCGTGCGCCCTATGGAGCTGGTCGCGTCCTATATTGGTGGATACAAGGACGGAGTTCCCCGAACAGTTGCGCGGGCTCGCTCGGAGGCGAGCAAGTCTTATGAGATTTCGGTCCGGTTTCCGGCGGAAGCGAACGAAGACGCGAATGACGATGACTTTTGGCGCCCGATCGTGCAGGACCTCAAGGTGCTGGTGTCTGATAACCGTTCTACGCTCATCTTCGTAAACAGCCGAAAGCTCTGCGAGAAGTTGGCTTACAAGATCAATCGGGATGAGCCGGCGCCAATCGCGTATTCGCATCATGGATCGCTTTCGAAGGAAATTCGCTTTGCGGTAGAGCAACGACTAAAGAAGGGGGAGCTGAAGGCAATCGTAGCAACTAACTCTCTGGAGATGGGAATCGATGTGGGTGCCCTGGATTGCGTGGTCATGGTGCAGTGTCCCGGACAGATTTCCTCGGCGGTGCAGAAGGTGGGAAGAGCGGGGCATCAAGTCGGGGCGATTAGTCGAGCTGTGGTTTTTCCGTCGCATTCCCGCGATTTTTTGGAGTCGGCTGTATTGTCGCAGTCGATACAGGAAAGAGCTATCGAAGCGGTACATCCGGTCGAGGCGCCGCTAGACGTGCTGGCGCAGGTGCTGGTTTCGATGCTCGGTTCGGGACCCCAAGAAATCGACGCTCTCTTTTCACTGGTTCGCAATGCCTACCCTTACCGATCGTTGTCGCGAGAAGTCTTCGACCTTGTTTTAAACATGCAAGCGGGACGTTATGCGGGGAGCCGCTTGCGGGAGCTTAAAGCGAGGATTGCGATCGACCGGGAGGCCAACACGGCGACCTTGCGAAAGGGAGCGTTGATGGCTTTCTATTTTTCGGGAGGAGTGATTCCGGATCGAGGTTATTTCCATTTGCGCCACAGCGGCAACGGTGGGCGGATAGGCGAACTGGATGAAGAGTTTGTTTGGGAGAGGAAGATTGGAGAAGTATTCACTTTAGGGGTACAAAGCTGGCGAATCGACCAGATTACCTACAACGACGTGCTGGTCTCTCCGGCAAGTGGTGGCGAAGAAGCTCCCCCTTTTTGGAGAGCGGATGTCTTCGATCGAGATTTTCACTTTTCGAATCGCATCGGAGAATTTTTGGAATGGGCTGACGAGCGTTGTGGCAGTGCCGGTTTTGTCGACGAGCTTCAGAAACGGTTCAAAATGGATGCGGTCGCATCCAAGGCCTTGCAGGAGTTCCTTGAGCGGCAGCGTTTGGCGACGGGGCGAGGCTTGCCTCATCGGCATCACCTGCTGGCTGAAGTCATCGACGCGGCCCCCGGAGGCGCTCCCGGGCAGCAGTTGGTGCTGCACACCCACTGGGGTGGACGGGTGAATCGACCCTATGCCTTGGCCTTAGACGCTGCTTGGAGCGAGTCCTTCGGACATAGGACGGAGGTATACGTGAACAACGACTGTGTGGTCGTGATGTTGTCGGACGAGGTCTCGCTAGAGGAAGTTCTGGGTCTTGTGAGTCTAAGAAATGTGGATACCTTGTTGCGGAACCGCTTGGAAGGCTCTGGTTTTTTTGGCGCCCGTTTTCGTGAGGCCGCAGGAACCTCGCTGCTGATCACGCGAAACAAGGCAGGGCAGCGATTGCCGCTTTGGCTGAGTCGTATGCGTTCCAAGAAACTGTTCGAATCCGTGCAGCGTTACGACGACTTCCCGCTTCTTTTGGAGGCATGGCGCAGTTGCCTGAAGGATGCTTTCGACATGGATTCGCTGCGTCTGGTTTTGGGAGAGTTGGAACAGGGCGAAATTTCGGTAACCATGACCCGCGGGAGCAAGGCAAGTCCGTTTGCTTCCAGTGTGGCGTGGCGACAGATCAACGACGAGTACATGTACGCGACCGATAGTCCCAGCGGTTCGGGGCGTTCGAATTTGCGTGAAGACTTGGTTCGCTCCGTAGCGTTCGACGCGGAGAACCGTCCGCAAGTCGACGAGGAGCTAGTGCTCGCTTTTGAGGCGAAACGGCAACGATTGGCGGAAGGGTACGCGCCGACCGACGGCTTGGAGCTGAAGGAATGGTTGCGGGATCGGATCGCGATTCCCCAAAGGGAGTGGGAGCTCTTTTGCGATAGGCTCGCTTTGGGAGGTAGCGTCCGCTCTCCGAGCGGACCGGAGGACGATTTGGAGACAGCTCGGAGCGCTGCCGCTACCTCGGGAGGTTGGGTTTTCCTGAAGGAGGATAAGCAACGTTTTGAACGTTTGTTTTGCCCTGTTCCTGATGTGGACTTGCTCTGCGAGTTCCTCTCGTACTATGGACCCGTATCGATTGAGGGACTACGCGCTTGGCTGGAGGCTTCTGCAGTCGAGCTGACTGTGCTCCTGGACAGCTTGGAGGATGCGAGGCGAATTGTGAGGGGTCCTCTCTTGGAAGGGGAGGATGCGGAGTTCGTTTGCGAGGCGGAAAATTTCGAAATCTTGCTGCGCATGAAGCGGGCTCGCGGACGTGCAGCATTCCAGGCTCTGCCGCTGGCCCGTTTTGGCCTGTTCCTTGCGAGCTGGCAAGGGGTTGCGAGAAACCACGAGCAAGAGGATGGATTGCGGGATTGCTTGGATCGCCTGCTGGGATGGACGGCTTCAGTCTCAGAATGGGAGGGCTCGTTGTTGCGGTCTCGAGTTGATGGATACAGCGGGTCGAAACTGGACGCGTTGCTGGTTGAAGATGGTACTTTTTGGTACGGCACGAAGGGAGCGGGGGTTGGCTTTTGCTTGCCTGAAGATTGGGAGTTGCTCCGCCCTGAGGAAGAAGGGGACCCGCTAACGGAAAAGGAAGCTGCGTTGCTCGAGATTCTAGAGATGGGAGGCCGCTTTGGCTTTTCTCAGCTTTTGGACAGGTTGTCTGTGGGCGCCGCTGAGTTGGAAGCGATTTTATGGAGCTTGGTCTGGAAGGGAATGGTGTCGAATGACGCATTTGCAGCAGTACGAAAGGGAGCGCACGGAAAATTCCAGCTTTGTTCAGGGGGAGCGAGGCGAGAGCAGAGCCCGCGGTCATTGCGGTTGGGGAGGCGCTCGCGAGCGAGTCGTCCGATCGTGTATCCGGGCGCCTGGTACAAGCTGCCCACGAGGGTTGGAGATTTGGATGTCGTTGACTCCTTAGAATTTGAGAAAGAAAGAGCTCGTATCGTGCTGGATCGCTATGGCGTTGTGTTTCGCGAGTTGTTGCTCCGCGAGCAAGTGGGCTTTCGGTGGAAGGAGCTTTTCAAGGCGTTTCGTCTGCTAGAGCTTTCTGGTGAGATCGTAGGAGGACGCTTTTTCGAGGGGATCCCGGGGCTCCAGTTTGCTTCCAAGGAGGCGCTGCGGCGGTTGAAAAAGTCTTTGCCGGAGAAGGCAATCTATTGGATGTCAGCCGTTGACCCGGTTTCGCTTTGTGGGATTGCTTTGGAGGAGCTCAAGGCGGCTTTGCCAAAGCGCCTTGCGACAACGCGTTTGCTCTACCGCGGCAGCGAGTTGGTGGCAGAGGCTCAACGGGGTGGACGGGTTTTGCGATTTCACCTTGAGCCCAAGGATGCAGATCTGACGCAGATCGTTGGCGTGATGGCGGATGCGCTCGGCTTGCAGGCGTTGAGCCAATTGAAGCTTGAATCTATCAACGGCGAGGATGCCCGGAGTAGTCCCTATCTAGAGTCCCTGCAATCAGTCTGGAGGCTACACTGCGACCACAAGCAGGTAGTGGTCGAGGGAGTGCTTGTTTGA